One window from the genome of Acidobacteriota bacterium encodes:
- a CDS encoding LOG family protein produces the protein MSDRTDGGGWRSGRPPEPPGARREPLPFAQPKPHHEDPDAPERVRRLMESPSYRRADLDPDFLQRDELRPTRLQLEFLKPELALIEHGIRATIVVFGGTRIVEPEAAAKRLAEARAAAEANPGDPELARRAAVCERIAAKSHYYEVAREFSRIVGRAGQGPGDCRLVVMTGGGPGIMEAGNRGAYDVGAKSIGLNINLPHEQYPNPYITPELCFQFRYFALRKMHFLKRARALVAFPGGYGTFDELFETLCLIQTRTIEPVPVVLVGESFWRRAFDAEFLAAEGVIDPEDTEIFWFAETAEEIWRTILEWYRRAGRSIFDDEGA, from the coding sequence ATGAGCGATCGGACCGACGGCGGAGGGTGGCGCTCGGGCCGCCCGCCGGAGCCCCCGGGAGCACGGCGCGAGCCGCTCCCGTTCGCGCAGCCGAAGCCGCACCATGAGGATCCGGACGCCCCGGAGCGGGTGCGGCGGCTGATGGAAAGCCCGAGCTATCGACGCGCCGATCTCGATCCGGACTTCCTCCAGCGTGACGAGCTGCGGCCGACGCGCCTGCAGCTCGAGTTCTTGAAGCCGGAGCTGGCGCTGATCGAGCACGGGATCCGCGCGACGATCGTCGTCTTCGGCGGCACGCGGATCGTGGAGCCCGAAGCGGCCGCAAAACGGCTCGCCGAGGCGCGTGCGGCCGCCGAAGCGAACCCCGGCGATCCCGAACTCGCCCGCCGCGCCGCCGTCTGCGAGCGGATCGCGGCCAAGTCCCACTACTACGAGGTCGCGCGCGAGTTCTCGCGCATCGTCGGCCGAGCGGGACAGGGCCCGGGCGACTGCCGCCTGGTCGTGATGACGGGAGGGGGGCCCGGGATCATGGAGGCGGGTAACCGCGGTGCCTACGACGTCGGCGCGAAGTCGATCGGCCTCAACATCAACCTGCCGCACGAGCAGTATCCGAACCCCTACATCACCCCCGAGCTCTGCTTCCAGTTCCGCTACTTCGCCCTCCGCAAGATGCACTTCCTCAAGCGCGCGCGGGCGCTCGTGGCTTTCCCGGGCGGTTACGGGACGTTCGACGAGCTGTTCGAGACGCTCTGCCTGATCCAGACGCGCACGATCGAGCCGGTGCCGGTCGTGCTCGTCGGCGAGAGCTTCTGGCGCCGCGCCTTCGACGCCGAGTTCCTCGCGGCGGAGGGGGTGATCGACCCGGAGGACACCGAGATCTTCTGGTTCGCGGAGACCGCCGAGGAGATCTGGAGAACGATCCTCGAATGGTACCGGCGCGCCGGCCGGTCGATCTTCGACGACGAGGGCGCGTAG
- the fumC gene encoding class II fumarate hydratase has product MSETAVRIETDSLGEVEVPADRYWGAQTQRSKMNFPIGDQRMPRPIIRALGLIKHAAATVNEQLGLLDARKAEAIRRAAQEVIDGKLDDHFPLVVWQTGSGTQSNMNANEVIANRAIELLGGKIGSKSPVHPNDDVNKAQSSNDTFPTAMHIAAAEETVHRLIPALQHLLDALEEKSSAFSGIIKCGRTHLMDATPLTLGQEFSGWAAQVRHAMDRIRSALAPVYELAQGGTAVGTGLNTHPEFADRFAARIAELTGLPFVSAPNKFAALASHDPLVSLHGAYKTAAAALFKIASDIRLLGSGPRCGLGELILPANEPGSSIMPGKVNPTQAEALTMVCAQVMGNDVAVNIAGMNGHLQLNVFKPVIARNVLESARLLADAARSFTDRCVAGIEPNRERIAQLVERTLMLVTALNPVIGYDNAAKVAKKAYAEGISLKEAAVALGLLTEEEFDRHVRPERMIGPSAG; this is encoded by the coding sequence ATGAGCGAGACAGCGGTCCGGATCGAAACCGACAGCCTGGGCGAGGTGGAGGTGCCCGCCGACCGCTACTGGGGTGCGCAGACGCAGCGCTCCAAGATGAACTTCCCGATCGGCGACCAGCGGATGCCGCGCCCCATCATCCGGGCGCTCGGGCTGATCAAGCACGCGGCGGCCACCGTGAACGAGCAGCTCGGCCTCCTCGACGCGCGGAAGGCGGAAGCGATCCGGCGCGCGGCGCAGGAGGTGATCGACGGCAAGCTCGACGATCACTTCCCGCTCGTCGTCTGGCAGACCGGATCGGGCACGCAATCGAACATGAACGCCAACGAGGTGATCGCGAACCGCGCGATCGAGCTGCTCGGCGGCAAGATCGGCAGCAAGAGCCCGGTCCACCCGAACGACGACGTCAACAAGGCGCAGAGCTCGAACGACACCTTTCCGACGGCGATGCACATCGCGGCGGCGGAGGAGACGGTCCACCGCCTGATCCCCGCCCTGCAGCACCTGCTCGACGCGCTCGAGGAGAAGTCCTCCGCCTTCTCCGGGATCATCAAGTGCGGCCGGACGCATCTGATGGATGCCACCCCGCTCACGTTGGGACAGGAGTTCAGCGGTTGGGCCGCGCAGGTGCGCCACGCGATGGATCGCATCCGGTCCGCCCTCGCGCCCGTGTACGAACTGGCCCAGGGCGGGACCGCGGTGGGGACCGGGCTCAACACGCACCCGGAGTTCGCCGACCGCTTCGCGGCGCGGATCGCCGAGCTGACCGGGCTTCCGTTCGTTTCGGCGCCGAACAAGTTCGCAGCGCTCGCCTCGCACGATCCGCTCGTCTCCCTCCACGGCGCGTACAAGACGGCGGCCGCGGCCCTGTTCAAGATCGCGAGCGACATCCGGCTTCTCGGGTCGGGGCCGCGCTGCGGGCTGGGAGAACTGATCCTCCCGGCGAACGAGCCCGGATCGTCGATCATGCCGGGAAAGGTCAACCCCACTCAGGCCGAGGCGCTGACGATGGTCTGCGCCCAAGTCATGGGGAACGACGTCGCCGTCAACATCGCCGGGATGAACGGCCACCTCCAGTTGAACGTGTTCAAGCCGGTGATCGCGAGGAACGTTCTCGAGTCGGCCCGGCTCCTCGCCGACGCGGCGCGGTCGTTCACCGACCGCTGCGTGGCCGGGATCGAGCCCAACCGGGAGAGGATCGCGCAGCTGGTCGAGCGGACGCTGATGCTCGTGACCGCCCTGAATCCGGTGATCGGGTACGACAACGCGGCGAAGGTGGCCAAGAAGGCCTACGCCGAGGGGATCAGCCTCAAGGAGGCCGCGGTCGCCCTCGGCCTCCTCACGGAGGAGGAGTTCGACCGGCACGTGAGGCCGGAGCGGATGATCGGGCCGAGCGCGGGCTGA